One window of the Pseudofrankia sp. DC12 genome contains the following:
- a CDS encoding ABC transporter ATP-binding protein: protein MTTTDPETATEPILVITDLKRSFGRGERARPALCGVSLTVAPGEWVAVVGPSGCGKSTLLHLVGGLDTPNAGSIRIGGDEVTTLSAGQRALLRRRKIGFVFQSYNLIPHLNVAANVELGLRVAGAGRRAARARAAEVLDAVGLGDLAHALPSTLSGGQQQRVAIARAVAGRPDLVLADEPTGALDTAASRRVVELLREEHRRGQTLIMVTHDYAVAAAADRVIFLRDGQIIDERRPAGRRAGVAALAGPHDTADADGTDAEIDADEAAFRATPGELDADDGAGGARSALGGNDLNDLLGLGSW, encoded by the coding sequence ATGACTACGACGGACCCCGAGACCGCGACCGAACCAATCCTGGTCATCACCGACCTCAAAAGGTCCTTCGGCCGCGGTGAGCGGGCCAGGCCCGCGCTGTGCGGAGTCTCCCTGACCGTCGCGCCGGGTGAATGGGTCGCCGTCGTGGGCCCCAGCGGGTGCGGCAAGTCGACACTGCTCCACCTGGTCGGCGGCCTGGACACGCCGAACGCCGGCTCGATCCGGATCGGCGGCGACGAGGTGACCACCTTGTCCGCGGGCCAGCGCGCACTGCTGCGCCGCCGCAAGATCGGCTTCGTCTTCCAGTCCTACAACCTCATACCGCACCTGAACGTCGCCGCGAACGTCGAGCTGGGCCTGCGGGTCGCGGGCGCCGGGCGCCGGGCCGCGAGGGCACGGGCCGCCGAGGTCCTCGACGCCGTCGGCCTCGGGGACCTCGCTCACGCGCTGCCCTCGACGCTGTCCGGCGGGCAGCAGCAGCGGGTCGCGATCGCCCGCGCGGTGGCCGGCCGGCCCGACCTCGTGCTGGCCGACGAGCCGACCGGCGCGCTGGACACGGCAGCCTCCCGCCGTGTGGTCGAGCTGCTGCGCGAGGAGCACCGGCGCGGCCAGACGTTGATCATGGTCACCCACGACTACGCGGTCGCCGCCGCCGCCGACCGGGTGATCTTCCTACGCGATGGCCAGATCATCGACGAGCGCCGGCCCGCCGGCCGTCGGGCCGGCGTGGCCGCGCTCGCCGGCCCGCACGACACCGCCGACGCGGACGGAACCGACGCCGAGATCGACGCCGACGAGGCCGCGTTCCGCGCGACGCCAGGCGAGCTCGACGCCGATGACGGCGCCGGCGGGGCGCGCTCGGCGCTGGGCGGAAACGACCTAAACGACCTGCTCGGGCTGGGGAGCTGGTAA
- a CDS encoding PadR family transcriptional regulator — protein sequence MRYLMLALLDRGPAHGYELKRAHDDLFGDVAPPVNVGQIYVTLTRLERDGAVTHRVAEGSGGPDRKVYELTDTGRKSLRGWLEEPSNLPVGKSDVVQRLVAGLIYDAHTARDGQPPNAGAGSAARTIAAHRSRCLRALRALAEAAPGQDSPAEDDLITQRGGAAAHFSVAGIGDLLREASVLHLEAELRWLDAVEARLAQYGRT from the coding sequence GTGAGGTACCTGATGCTCGCCCTGTTGGACCGCGGACCGGCCCATGGATACGAGCTCAAGCGCGCGCACGACGACCTGTTCGGCGACGTCGCCCCGCCGGTCAACGTCGGGCAGATCTACGTGACCCTCACCCGGCTCGAGCGGGACGGCGCCGTCACGCATCGCGTCGCCGAGGGCAGCGGCGGCCCGGACCGCAAGGTCTACGAGCTGACCGACACCGGCCGCAAGTCGCTGCGTGGCTGGCTGGAGGAGCCCAGCAACCTTCCGGTCGGCAAGAGCGATGTCGTGCAGCGGCTGGTCGCCGGCCTGATCTACGACGCCCACACCGCCCGCGACGGTCAGCCGCCGAACGCCGGGGCGGGCAGCGCCGCCCGCACGATCGCCGCGCACCGCTCCCGCTGCCTGCGGGCGCTGCGGGCGCTCGCGGAGGCCGCGCCGGGCCAGGACTCGCCTGCTGAGGACGACCTGATCACCCAACGGGGCGGCGCCGCCGCTCATTTCAGCGTCGCCGGCATCGGCGACCTGCTCCGCGAGGCCTCGGTGCTGCACCTGGAGGCCGAGCTGCGCTGGCTCGACGCCGTCGAGGCCCGCCTCGCCCAGTATGGGAGGACCTGA
- a CDS encoding AAA family ATPase — MTAARLREIRLTSFKSFRGVTLPLGPVTVLTGRNSGGKSNALDALEVLSRLAGGEFLSDALDARGRVGGAVRGGSAGCRPHGERSFQLGCTIELDRGLVKFDVRVQVEPELRVVHERLTGPSPTALSPGAEPVLLLRIGDSSEGPESAYSIEPEIRPVLGFRRTALLTPQLPAVMRPGTPAERAIVDAALAVTSALRGIFHLDPVPHLMRNFVPSSDMELRRTGENLSAALWRLRTEDRGSTGKLNEDVIVCYRDGQANSRLTRITELPGYLGAMAGGRIGDIVTRGALVAPDEAEADYSEFNRILGIE; from the coding sequence GTGACCGCCGCGCGGCTCCGCGAGATCCGGCTGACAAGCTTCAAGTCGTTCCGTGGCGTCACCCTGCCTCTCGGGCCAGTCACCGTGCTGACCGGCCGTAACAGCGGTGGCAAGTCCAATGCTCTTGATGCGCTCGAGGTCCTGTCCCGGCTGGCGGGTGGCGAGTTTCTGTCAGATGCCCTCGATGCGAGAGGTCGCGTGGGTGGAGCCGTTCGAGGCGGCTCGGCGGGCTGCCGGCCGCACGGCGAGCGGTCATTCCAGCTCGGCTGCACCATCGAACTCGACAGGGGACTCGTCAAGTTCGACGTCCGCGTGCAGGTGGAACCGGAACTACGTGTCGTCCACGAGCGGCTGACCGGCCCCAGCCCAACAGCGCTCTCGCCCGGAGCCGAACCGGTTCTGCTGCTCCGCATCGGTGATTCATCGGAAGGACCCGAGTCCGCCTACAGCATCGAACCCGAGATTCGACCCGTGCTCGGGTTCCGCCGCACAGCCTTGCTCACCCCGCAGCTGCCGGCCGTCATGAGACCGGGGACGCCGGCGGAGCGAGCCATCGTCGACGCCGCTCTCGCGGTTACCTCCGCGCTCCGTGGAATATTTCACCTCGATCCGGTACCGCATCTGATGCGAAACTTCGTGCCGAGCAGCGATATGGAACTCCGGCGGACTGGTGAGAATCTTTCGGCTGCCCTGTGGAGGCTCCGGACCGAGGACCGAGGATCGACCGGAAAGCTGAACGAAGACGTCATCGTCTGTTACCGAGACGGCCAGGCCAACAGTCGCCTCACCCGGATCACCGAGCTGCCGGGCTACCTGGGAGCCATGGCCGGTGGACGAATTGGAGACATCGTCACTCGTGGTGCGCTGGTTGCCCCTGACGAGGCCGAAGCGGACTACAGCGAATTCAACCGCATCCTGGGGATCGAATGA
- a CDS encoding GNAT family N-acetyltransferase has product MHTRLASDDDWPGIWPIWHAQVAAGELYTWHPETQESDARELWMLPKPAVVLVMEDDEGDGRIIATAQITPALVGLGDHVAQLVFMAHPDRAAEGADRAMAEAAIEHATELGYRAMQSTAVVAGNTRMVAIWRVLAFRVIGTLPSAFRHPWNGDVDLYVMHRFLPYRTYRPRRD; this is encoded by the coding sequence GTGCACACACGGCTGGCATCTGACGATGACTGGCCCGGAATCTGGCCGATCTGGCACGCGCAGGTCGCGGCCGGTGAGCTGTACACCTGGCACCCCGAAACCCAGGAGTCGGACGCTCGGGAGCTGTGGATGCTGCCGAAGCCGGCCGTCGTGCTGGTGATGGAGGACGACGAGGGCGACGGGCGGATCATCGCGACCGCGCAGATAACACCGGCGCTCGTCGGGCTCGGCGACCACGTGGCGCAGCTGGTCTTCATGGCGCACCCGGACCGGGCCGCCGAAGGGGCCGACCGGGCGATGGCCGAGGCCGCGATCGAGCACGCGACCGAGCTCGGCTACCGGGCGATGCAGTCCACCGCGGTGGTCGCCGGCAACACCCGGATGGTCGCGATCTGGCGCGTACTCGCCTTCCGAGTGATTGGCACGCTGCCGTCAGCCTTCCGCCACCCCTGGAACGGCGACGTCGACCTCTACGTCATGCACCGTTTTCTCCCCTACAGGACCTACCGTCCCCGCCGGGACTAG
- a CDS encoding cytochrome b/b6 domain-containing protein: MSVGEYLRNSTATRGDDIRRFGSATRWVHRTTALLFGVCLATAAILYLPSLALLFGRRPLIMSIHLYCGLALPVPALLGWLTRSFRRDTTELNRFTAPDGVWLRARLLPWGTARQAPLTPTRAGSGSLPPASRHGAGQGLLTVGGKFNAGQKLYAAVVAGSILVFLGTGLVMYLGQDLHIQDRYRTGASFVHDLLALGIFVAVCGHLWMASRDSVARAGMRTGYVPRWWARTEHPHWAALAPENLDEAGSAPLAEPDEDFPALP; this comes from the coding sequence ATGTCCGTGGGCGAGTACCTGCGCAACTCGACGGCGACTCGCGGCGACGACATTCGCCGCTTCGGGTCCGCGACCCGATGGGTGCACCGGACGACCGCGTTGCTCTTCGGCGTCTGCCTGGCGACGGCCGCGATCCTCTATCTGCCGTCGTTGGCACTCCTGTTCGGCCGCCGGCCGCTGATCATGTCGATCCACCTGTACTGCGGCCTGGCGCTGCCGGTTCCGGCGCTGCTCGGCTGGCTCACCCGGAGCTTCCGCCGCGACACCACCGAGCTCAACCGCTTCACCGCCCCCGACGGCGTGTGGCTACGGGCCCGGCTGCTGCCCTGGGGCACGGCGCGCCAAGCGCCACTGACGCCGACCCGGGCCGGATCGGGCTCCCTGCCGCCAGCCTCTCGGCACGGCGCCGGCCAGGGCCTGCTCACCGTCGGAGGAAAGTTCAACGCGGGCCAGAAGCTCTACGCGGCGGTCGTCGCCGGGTCGATTCTGGTATTCCTCGGAACCGGCCTGGTGATGTACCTCGGCCAGGACCTGCACATCCAGGACCGCTACCGCACCGGCGCGTCGTTCGTGCACGACCTTCTCGCCCTCGGCATCTTCGTCGCCGTCTGCGGCCACCTCTGGATGGCCTCCCGCGACTCCGTCGCCCGCGCCGGCATGCGCACCGGCTACGTCCCCCGCTGGTGGGCCAGGACCGAACACCCACACTGGGCCGCTCTCGCCCCCGAAAACCTCGATGAGGCCGGCAGCGCGCCTTTGGCCGAGCCCGACGAGGACTTTCCGGCGCTGCCCTGA
- a CDS encoding molybdopterin-dependent oxidoreductase, whose product MVDGSPVGRRVVLGVAAFGAVGVAFGSIAQRALDTAVAPLRARDTTGLTNLIPGDGFQIYTVTSSVPHLSAASYQLKVHGLVNEPATLTLADLEAMTQTELTRDFQCVTGWRVGGVHWSGVKLADLLDRVGVRSTARAVTFRSFDGFYDESLTLEEARRPDVLVALRMLNGPVSYEHGGPVRLYVAPMYGYKSIKWLGEIELVDQVTPGWWERRGYDVEAWIGQSNGRSDKPV is encoded by the coding sequence ATGGTCGACGGGTCGCCGGTGGGGCGCCGGGTGGTGCTCGGGGTGGCCGCGTTCGGCGCGGTCGGGGTCGCCTTCGGCTCCATCGCCCAGCGGGCGCTGGACACAGCAGTCGCACCGCTGCGGGCCCGGGACACGACCGGCCTGACGAACCTGATCCCCGGCGACGGGTTCCAGATCTACACGGTGACCTCCTCGGTGCCGCACCTCTCGGCGGCCAGCTACCAGCTCAAGGTCCACGGCCTGGTGAACGAGCCGGCGACGCTGACGCTCGCGGACCTGGAGGCGATGACACAGACCGAGCTGACCCGCGACTTCCAGTGCGTGACCGGCTGGCGGGTCGGCGGCGTGCACTGGTCCGGGGTGAAACTCGCTGACCTGCTCGACCGGGTCGGCGTGCGCTCGACGGCCCGAGCGGTGACGTTCCGCTCGTTCGACGGGTTCTACGACGAGAGCCTCACCCTGGAGGAGGCCCGCCGGCCGGACGTGCTGGTGGCCCTGCGCATGCTGAACGGCCCGGTCAGCTATGAGCATGGCGGGCCGGTGCGGCTGTACGTGGCGCCGATGTACGGCTACAAGTCGATCAAATGGCTGGGGGAGATCGAGCTCGTCGACCAGGTCACTCCCGGCTGGTGGGAGCGCCGCGGCTACGACGTCGAGGCCTGGATCGGCCAGTCCAACGGCCGCAGCGACAAGCCGGTCTAG
- a CDS encoding response regulator transcription factor: MIRVVVADDQPLIRLGLRVLVETEHDLELVGEAEDGRTAVELVRRARPDVALLDIRMPVLDGLAALREITADPALSGTRVVMVTTFELDEYVFEALRGGASGFVLKDSEPADLLRAIRVVAAGESLLSPAVTRRVIEAFARRPVGPGAPDLDGLTDREREVMGLVGHGLSNDEIAARLVISPATARTHVSRVMVKLGARDRAQLAVLANQAGLV; encoded by the coding sequence TTGATCAGAGTTGTGGTGGCCGACGACCAGCCGCTGATCCGGCTGGGGCTGCGCGTGCTGGTCGAGACCGAGCACGACCTGGAGCTCGTCGGCGAGGCGGAGGACGGCCGGACCGCCGTCGAGCTGGTCCGCCGGGCCCGGCCCGACGTCGCCCTGCTCGACATCCGGATGCCGGTGCTCGACGGCCTCGCGGCACTGCGGGAGATCACCGCCGACCCGGCACTGAGCGGCACCCGGGTGGTCATGGTCACCACGTTCGAGCTCGACGAGTACGTGTTCGAGGCGCTGCGCGGGGGCGCCTCCGGGTTCGTCTTGAAGGACAGCGAGCCGGCCGACCTGTTGCGCGCGATCCGGGTCGTCGCGGCGGGCGAGTCGCTGCTGTCGCCGGCCGTCACCCGCCGGGTGATCGAGGCGTTCGCCCGCCGCCCGGTCGGGCCGGGCGCGCCGGACCTCGACGGCCTCACCGACCGCGAGCGCGAGGTGATGGGCCTCGTAGGCCACGGCCTGTCCAACGACGAGATCGCCGCCCGCCTCGTCATCAGCCCGGCGACCGCCCGAACGCACGTCAGCCGCGTCATGGTCAAGCTCGGCGCCCGTGACCGCGCCCAGCTAGCCGTCCTCGCCAACCAGGCTGGCCTCGTCTAA
- a CDS encoding histidine kinase: protein MAAAFATVFLVSAAKWGGTQSAPHKAVDAVGYGLLIGIAAVLLVRRWAPRPALVVEAALVGIFVGVGYPGGPYFIVMAIVGLTVGRTSGRREAAWAAIGATSLIGAGHVASFDRGHAGGGWGLFAGLAEALLVGAAPVVVGSLIREHRSWRATAQDEAQARLIDAERLRMAREVHDVVGHSLSIISLQAGVALHVLDRRPEQAQLSLEAIRRTSIEALDELRATLALTRAGQSAAGPPAVSESNIGASPAGATKSGAPLAGAPRPAVALPSNASPASTPSSAAPTTSAGVVGQRTDGAGLGLRSPVAGPGARPAERAPLTGLGRLPGLLAEVRLCGVLVEADISGPLDRLPADVDLAAYRIVQESLTNVLRHARGDRVAVRLCAEAARVTIEITNVPERPLDDPVPVVPAAYGHGLTGLRERAAELGGELTAGPCGAGGWQVRALLPLPRAGGGRVGTVGQTGNGRGAASGGSR, encoded by the coding sequence ATGGCCGCGGCGTTCGCGACCGTTTTCCTGGTCAGCGCGGCCAAGTGGGGAGGGACGCAGTCCGCGCCGCACAAGGCAGTCGACGCCGTGGGGTACGGGCTTCTCATCGGGATCGCGGCCGTCCTGCTGGTCCGCCGCTGGGCACCGCGCCCGGCGCTGGTCGTCGAGGCCGCCCTGGTCGGGATCTTCGTCGGCGTGGGGTACCCCGGGGGGCCGTACTTCATCGTGATGGCGATCGTCGGCCTCACGGTCGGGCGGACCAGCGGGCGTCGCGAGGCAGCCTGGGCGGCGATCGGCGCGACCTCCCTGATCGGGGCCGGGCACGTGGCGAGCTTCGACCGCGGGCACGCGGGCGGCGGCTGGGGACTGTTCGCCGGGCTCGCCGAGGCGCTGCTGGTCGGTGCCGCTCCCGTCGTGGTGGGGTCGCTGATCCGGGAGCACCGGAGCTGGCGAGCAACCGCGCAGGACGAGGCTCAGGCGCGCCTGATCGACGCCGAGCGGCTGCGGATGGCCCGCGAGGTTCACGACGTCGTCGGGCACAGCCTTTCGATCATCTCGCTGCAGGCCGGCGTCGCGCTGCACGTCCTGGACCGGCGCCCCGAGCAGGCGCAGCTCTCGCTGGAGGCGATCCGCCGGACCTCGATCGAGGCGCTCGACGAGCTGCGCGCGACCCTCGCCCTGACCCGCGCCGGCCAGTCGGCGGCCGGCCCGCCAGCGGTCAGCGAGTCGAACATCGGCGCATCACCAGCCGGCGCGACAAAGTCCGGCGCACCGCTTGCCGGCGCACCGCGGCCCGCCGTGGCCCTGCCATCCAACGCCAGTCCCGCCAGCACTCCCTCATCGGCTGCTCCGACCACCTCGGCTGGCGTGGTCGGCCAGCGGACCGACGGGGCTGGTCTCGGCCTCCGGTCGCCGGTCGCCGGTCCAGGAGCGCGGCCGGCCGAACGGGCACCGCTGACGGGGCTCGGCCGGCTGCCCGGGCTGTTGGCGGAGGTGCGGCTGTGCGGCGTGCTCGTCGAGGCCGACATCAGCGGGCCGCTCGACCGGCTCCCAGCCGACGTCGACCTCGCCGCGTACAGGATCGTGCAGGAGTCGCTGACCAACGTGCTGCGGCACGCCCGCGGTGACCGGGTCGCGGTCCGGCTGTGCGCCGAGGCCGCCAGGGTCACGATCGAGATCACCAACGTCCCGGAACGGCCGCTGGACGACCCGGTGCCCGTCGTTCCGGCCGCTTACGGCCACGGGCTGACCGGGCTGCGCGAGCGGGCCGCGGAGCTGGGTGGCGAGCTGACCGCCGGGCCGTGCGGCGCCGGCGGCTGGCAGGTCCGCGCCCTGCTTCCCCTGCCACGCGCCGGCGGTGGCAGGGTGGGCACCGTTGGTCAGACCGGCAACGGCAGGGGCGCTGCCAGCGGAGGGTCTCGTTGA
- a CDS encoding dTMP kinase, producing the protein MIVAIEGIDGAGKNTLTQALVAALAATGRPVRRLAFPRYTVEPLGPAVRAMLAGDQALAPVAASVRASALLFALDRANAGAELAAAAAGDAVVLVDRYVASNAAYGAARLPAEERPGFRDWVASIELTDLALPRPGLQILLRVPVDVARAQARARAALDASRAPDQYEADDALQARVAAEYDELARSCWVTPWLTVDRAAAAGDATKAASVDAAVEKVLRSLY; encoded by the coding sequence GTGATCGTCGCGATCGAGGGGATCGACGGGGCGGGCAAGAACACGCTGACCCAGGCGCTGGTGGCGGCCCTCGCCGCGACCGGGCGGCCGGTGCGCCGGCTGGCCTTCCCCCGCTACACCGTTGAGCCGCTTGGGCCGGCGGTGCGCGCGATGCTCGCCGGTGACCAGGCACTCGCACCGGTCGCCGCGTCGGTCCGCGCGAGCGCGCTGCTGTTCGCCCTGGACCGGGCGAACGCCGGCGCCGAGCTGGCGGCCGCCGCGGCCGGCGATGCGGTCGTGCTGGTCGACCGCTACGTGGCCTCGAACGCGGCCTATGGCGCGGCCCGGCTGCCCGCCGAGGAAAGGCCCGGTTTCCGCGACTGGGTGGCGTCGATCGAGCTGACCGACCTGGCGCTGCCCCGGCCCGGCCTGCAGATCCTGCTGCGGGTGCCGGTCGACGTGGCCCGTGCGCAGGCCCGCGCCCGCGCGGCGCTAGACGCGAGCCGTGCCCCCGACCAGTACGAGGCCGACGACGCGTTGCAGGCCAGGGTCGCCGCCGAGTACGACGAGCTGGCCCGTTCCTGCTGGGTCACGCCCTGGCTCACGGTCGACCGCGCCGCCGCGGCCGGTGACGCGACGAAGGCAGCGTCCGTCGACGCCGCCGTCGAGAAGGTCCTACGCAGCCTGTACTGA
- a CDS encoding glutamine synthetase family protein, with amino-acid sequence MSVDGKKAASAAADLRARGVDAVALTFVDNSGITRVKGVPVGRLERAATVGVGASPSFDAFLLTDELATGRYAGGPVGDLRLRPDLDRVVPLAAQPGWAWAPVDRFDQLGRPHPQDARAILRREAEAFADRGLPALAGIEVEWTIYLAGAARTGGVPEPVATGPAYGMERVIEQSGYLRDLVRALTEQGVAVEQIHPEYAPGQFEVSTAPEDPLAAADTSVLVRQTVRAVGARHGLRTSFSPAVVAAGVGNGGHAHVSLRRAERADRRPAGAALADGTGPAGLSELGEHLVAGILAHLPGLLAVGAPSVASYLRLKPSRWAGAFACWGVENREAALRLVTGLAAGEQTPGAGLKPSAEQWSQASPHLEIKCFDLTANPYLALAGVLACGRSGIEEGARLPEPVDVDPATLPAAERDRRGIKALPGRLADSVAAFEADPVLRSVFGAELHDTIATVRRAEIEVFAAASADEIVERSLWRH; translated from the coding sequence ATGAGCGTGGACGGGAAGAAGGCGGCTTCGGCCGCGGCGGACCTGCGGGCGCGGGGTGTGGACGCGGTCGCGCTGACCTTTGTCGACAACAGCGGGATCACCCGGGTGAAGGGCGTACCGGTCGGCCGGCTGGAGCGGGCGGCAACCGTGGGCGTCGGGGCGTCGCCGTCGTTCGACGCGTTCCTGCTGACCGACGAGCTCGCCACCGGCCGTTACGCCGGTGGCCCGGTCGGCGACCTCCGGCTGCGCCCAGACCTCGACCGGGTCGTCCCGCTGGCCGCGCAGCCCGGCTGGGCGTGGGCGCCGGTCGACCGGTTCGACCAGCTCGGGCGGCCCCACCCGCAGGACGCCCGCGCGATCCTGCGCCGCGAGGCCGAGGCGTTCGCTGACCGTGGCCTGCCCGCGCTGGCCGGGATCGAGGTCGAATGGACGATCTACCTGGCCGGCGCGGCCCGGACCGGCGGCGTTCCGGAACCGGTGGCGACGGGGCCGGCGTACGGCATGGAGCGGGTGATCGAGCAGTCGGGCTACCTGCGTGACCTGGTCCGGGCGCTGACCGAGCAGGGGGTGGCCGTCGAGCAGATCCATCCGGAGTACGCGCCCGGCCAGTTCGAGGTGTCGACCGCCCCCGAGGACCCGCTGGCGGCGGCCGACACCAGCGTGCTGGTCCGCCAGACGGTCCGCGCCGTCGGCGCCCGGCATGGGCTGCGCACCTCGTTCTCGCCGGCGGTCGTCGCTGCCGGCGTCGGCAACGGCGGTCACGCGCACGTCAGCCTGCGCCGCGCCGAGCGGGCGGATCGGCGTCCCGCCGGCGCGGCGCTCGCCGACGGCACGGGCCCGGCCGGGCTGAGCGAGCTGGGGGAGCATCTCGTCGCCGGCATCCTGGCCCACCTGCCGGGGCTGCTCGCCGTCGGCGCGCCCAGCGTCGCGTCCTACCTGCGGCTGAAGCCATCCCGCTGGGCCGGCGCGTTCGCCTGCTGGGGTGTGGAGAACCGGGAGGCGGCGCTGCGGCTGGTGACCGGGCTGGCGGCCGGCGAGCAAACGCCGGGCGCCGGGCTGAAGCCCAGCGCCGAGCAGTGGTCCCAGGCGTCACCCCACCTTGAGATCAAGTGCTTCGACCTGACGGCGAACCCGTACCTGGCGCTCGCGGGCGTGCTGGCCTGCGGCCGGTCGGGGATCGAGGAAGGCGCGCGGCTGCCCGAGCCGGTCGACGTCGACCCGGCGACGCTGCCGGCGGCCGAGCGGGACCGGCGTGGCATCAAGGCGCTGCCCGGCCGGCTCGCGGACTCGGTCGCCGCGTTCGAGGCCGACCCCGTCCTGCGGTCCGTCTTCGGCGCCGAGCTGCACGACACGATCGCCACCGTCCGGCGGGCCGAGATCGAGGTCTTCGCCGCTGCTTCCGCCGACGAGATCGTCGAGCGGTCCCTCTGGCGGCACTGA
- a CDS encoding acyl-ACP desaturase, translated as MTSYSDSDLLRELEPVAAANLDRHLGLAAEWMPHEYVPWSQGRDFDSQPWEPGQSTLSDVAQLAFEVNLLTEDNLPSYHREIAGGFGLDSAWGTWVGRWTAEEGRHAIAMRDFLLVTRGVDPVTLERGRMHQMQVGYHSGGKTPLHILAYVTFQELATRIAHRNTGRYAEDPLAEKLMARIAADENLHMIFYRNLTAAALEFDPNGAVQVIRDEVLGFEMPGTGILDFAEKARRIAEAGIYDLRIHHDEVLTPVLRQLRFFQLEGLDAAASQARDEVASFLETVDAFATRQAEKRAAREARGAAAQA; from the coding sequence ATGACCTCGTACTCGGATTCCGACCTGCTGCGCGAGCTCGAGCCCGTCGCCGCGGCGAACCTCGACCGGCACCTGGGCCTCGCCGCCGAGTGGATGCCGCACGAGTACGTCCCCTGGAGCCAGGGCCGCGACTTCGACTCCCAGCCGTGGGAGCCGGGGCAGTCCACGCTGTCGGACGTCGCGCAGCTGGCGTTCGAGGTCAACCTGCTCACCGAGGACAACCTGCCGAGCTACCACCGGGAGATCGCCGGCGGCTTCGGCCTCGACAGCGCCTGGGGCACCTGGGTGGGCCGGTGGACGGCCGAGGAGGGCCGGCACGCGATCGCGATGCGCGACTTCCTGCTGGTCACCCGGGGTGTCGACCCGGTTACCCTGGAGCGCGGCCGGATGCACCAGATGCAGGTCGGCTACCACAGCGGTGGCAAGACCCCGCTGCACATCCTCGCGTATGTCACGTTCCAGGAGCTGGCCACCCGGATCGCGCACCGCAACACGGGCCGGTACGCCGAGGACCCGCTGGCCGAGAAGCTGATGGCGCGCATCGCCGCGGACGAGAACCTGCACATGATCTTCTACCGGAACCTGACCGCCGCCGCGCTGGAGTTCGACCCGAACGGGGCCGTCCAGGTGATCCGCGACGAGGTCCTCGGTTTCGAGATGCCCGGGACCGGGATCCTCGACTTCGCCGAGAAGGCCCGGCGCATCGCCGAGGCCGGCATCTACGACCTGCGCATCCACCACGACGAGGTACTGACCCCGGTCCTGCGGCAGCTGAGGTTCTTCCAGCTTGAAGGCCTGGACGCCGCCGCGTCGCAGGCGAGGGACGAGGTGGCCTCGTTCCTGGAGACCGTCGACGCGTTCGCCACCCGTCAGGCCGAGAAGAGGGCGGCTCGCGAGGCCCGCGGCGCGGCTGCCCAGGCCTGA